The Opitutaceae bacterium genome has a window encoding:
- a CDS encoding diaminopimelate decarboxylase: MSDKSLPFSLNELDAIAAKVPTPFHLYDEQGMRRNAKAFAAAFSWVPGGFKNYYAVKALPNPHVLEVLKQEGMGGDCSSFAELQLCDAVGIRGESIVFTSNDTPAYEYQRAAELGAIINLDDISHISYLEKALGGKLPEMLCFRYNPGKLKEGNAIIGKPEEAKYGFTREQLFAGYRLAKEKGVKRFGLHTMVASNELNPTYFVETAQMLFDLVVELNAALGIRFDFLNLGGGIGIPYRPGQKPVDLAWVGEHIRQAYEKTLVSRGLGPVRIAMECGRMVTGPYGFLVSRVLHKKAIYKDYVGLDACMANLMRPGMYGSYHHISVPARANGARKVYDVTGSLCENNDKFAIDREIPDPELGDLVVIHDTGAHGHAMGFNYNGKLRSAEILWKGGTEFKVIRRAETLADHFATLDYPGLK; encoded by the coding sequence ATGAGTGACAAGAGCCTGCCTTTTTCCCTGAACGAACTGGACGCCATCGCCGCCAAGGTCCCGACTCCCTTCCATCTCTATGATGAGCAGGGAATGCGTCGGAATGCCAAGGCGTTCGCGGCTGCGTTTTCCTGGGTGCCCGGTGGCTTCAAGAACTACTACGCGGTGAAGGCGCTTCCCAATCCGCACGTCCTTGAGGTGCTGAAACAGGAGGGGATGGGCGGCGACTGCTCCTCTTTTGCGGAGTTGCAGCTGTGCGATGCAGTGGGAATTCGCGGTGAGTCGATTGTGTTTACCTCCAACGACACGCCTGCCTACGAGTATCAGCGTGCAGCGGAACTGGGCGCGATCATCAACCTGGATGACATCAGCCATATCTCGTACCTCGAGAAGGCACTGGGAGGCAAACTTCCGGAGATGCTGTGCTTCCGCTACAACCCGGGCAAACTGAAGGAAGGTAACGCCATCATCGGCAAACCTGAGGAGGCCAAGTATGGCTTCACCCGCGAGCAATTATTCGCGGGTTATCGCCTGGCGAAGGAGAAGGGAGTGAAGCGATTCGGCCTCCACACGATGGTTGCCTCAAATGAGCTCAACCCAACTTACTTTGTCGAAACCGCTCAGATGCTGTTCGATCTGGTGGTCGAGTTGAATGCGGCTCTCGGAATTCGTTTTGATTTCCTCAATCTCGGCGGCGGCATTGGAATTCCTTATCGCCCCGGCCAAAAGCCCGTCGATCTGGCATGGGTGGGCGAGCACATCCGCCAGGCCTATGAGAAGACACTCGTTTCACGCGGCCTCGGCCCGGTGCGGATCGCGATGGAGTGCGGCCGAATGGTCACCGGACCTTACGGTTTCCTCGTCTCGCGCGTGCTTCACAAAAAGGCGATCTACAAGGACTACGTCGGGCTCGACGCCTGCATGGCGAATTTGATGCGACCGGGAATGTATGGGTCGTACCACCACATCAGCGTTCCCGCTCGTGCGAACGGCGCGCGCAAGGTGTACGACGTCACGGGCTCGCTTTGTGAAAACAACGACAAGTTTGCCATCGACCGTGAGATTCCCGACCCGGAGCTCGGCGACCTGGTTGTGATCCACGACACCGGTGCCCACGGGCACGCCATGGGTTTCAACTACAATGGAAAGCTTCGCTCAGCCGAAATTCTTTGGAAGGGTGGGACGGAGTTCAAAGTGATCCGCCGCGCTGAAACGCTCGCCGACCACTTTGCCACTCTCGACTACCCCGGCTTGAAGTAA
- a CDS encoding ComEC/Rec2 family competence protein encodes MVERGMRHRAPFLWVLVPYSGGLVAARCFPNDTSPGLWLVLAGVFGALALLRRERVWHFVPLLITAAGLAGFGRCVDERRRSPEFDGLPARAIHADVTIERVFPKAKPGRASGIARIQKTDAPADWRGQRVAFSLRLPVGAGIRQGETWRMWGVAEFLPDDSPPDTFEGYLVSGGVNLRARRGNLVKQLAPPSRLRSWQQQAFAACEGWLAAGLSAHPTLVSVYHGLLLGEVSALTEDQKTLFAQTGTMHLFSVSGLHIGVVALVMHTVLIRLPLQVRVAVLIPLLAAYVFLTGGSPAAVRAFWMVAALEMGRALERRPNPLSALCVAALVSLVTDPLQLFSASFQYSYGIVASLILLGQPLHTAWADRWQPFERTPALLLTPLHRCCQWAARQLTSALSLGLAASLIGEVCTLHYFHLVTPGGLAANLVLIPLSSLAIVGGMISLAAGACGATFIGEFFNHASAVVIQLCLWLLDSWRATIGGYREAQFVSQQLGYVVLATCVGLLLVGYKLQWRPARWAWLAPWVVVAVTLVFGARFN; translated from the coding sequence ATGGTGGAGCGCGGTATGCGGCATCGGGCGCCGTTCCTATGGGTTCTGGTACCCTACTCGGGCGGGTTGGTGGCGGCGCGGTGTTTCCCAAACGACACCTCGCCGGGCCTCTGGCTTGTGCTCGCCGGAGTGTTCGGAGCGCTGGCCTTGCTGCGCCGGGAACGCGTTTGGCACTTCGTGCCTCTGCTGATCACGGCTGCAGGGCTTGCCGGTTTCGGTCGCTGCGTTGACGAACGTCGGCGTTCGCCGGAATTCGACGGGCTGCCGGCTCGCGCCATCCATGCCGACGTGACCATCGAACGCGTGTTCCCGAAAGCAAAGCCGGGGCGCGCAAGCGGAATCGCGCGTATTCAGAAAACGGATGCCCCTGCCGACTGGCGTGGCCAGCGGGTGGCATTTTCGCTTCGCCTGCCGGTTGGCGCGGGCATTCGGCAGGGCGAGACGTGGCGGATGTGGGGCGTGGCAGAGTTCCTGCCGGATGACTCGCCGCCCGATACCTTCGAGGGTTACCTGGTCTCAGGCGGGGTAAACCTTCGCGCGCGGCGCGGTAACCTCGTGAAGCAGCTGGCGCCGCCGTCTCGGCTGAGAAGCTGGCAGCAACAGGCGTTTGCCGCCTGCGAAGGGTGGCTGGCGGCCGGTCTTTCGGCGCATCCGACTCTCGTCTCCGTGTATCACGGCTTGCTCCTCGGAGAGGTAAGCGCCCTCACCGAGGACCAGAAGACTCTTTTCGCCCAGACGGGCACGATGCACCTGTTCTCAGTGAGCGGGCTGCATATTGGCGTCGTCGCGCTCGTGATGCACACCGTACTGATCCGGTTGCCGTTGCAGGTTCGTGTTGCCGTGCTGATTCCACTCCTGGCCGCCTATGTGTTTCTGACCGGGGGAAGCCCCGCTGCAGTGCGGGCCTTTTGGATGGTCGCGGCCCTCGAAATGGGCCGGGCGCTGGAGCGACGTCCGAATCCCCTGTCTGCACTTTGCGTGGCGGCGCTTGTGAGCCTTGTCACCGATCCCTTGCAGCTTTTCTCGGCGAGTTTCCAATACTCCTATGGCATAGTCGCGAGCCTGATCCTCCTCGGCCAGCCGCTCCATACGGCCTGGGCGGACCGCTGGCAGCCGTTCGAGCGCACGCCCGCCCTACTCCTCACACCGCTACACCGTTGCTGCCAATGGGCTGCGCGACAGCTCACGTCGGCCCTCAGCCTTGGCCTGGCCGCCTCCCTCATCGGCGAGGTGTGCACCCTCCATTACTTTCATCTCGTCACGCCCGGGGGACTGGCGGCCAACCTGGTCCTGATTCCACTGTCGTCACTGGCCATCGTTGGCGGAATGATCTCGCTGGCTGCCGGCGCGTGTGGCGCCACGTTCATCGGCGAATTCTTCAATCACGCAAGCGCGGTGGTCATCCAGCTTTGCCTCTGGCTTCTTGATTCCTGGCGTGCGACAATCGGTGGCTACCGTGAGGCTCAATTTGTGTCGCAGCAGCTGGGCTATGTTGTCCTGGCGACCTGCGTGGGCCTGCTGCTAGTGGGATACAAGCTGCAATGGAGACCCGCCCGATGGGCTTGGCTGGCGCCCTGGGTGGTGGTGGCGGTCACGCTTGTTTTTGGCGCCAGATTCAATTGA
- a CDS encoding replication-associated recombination protein A has translation MASDTDLFGFADEPREPLARVPRPDQPLAARMRPQSLSEIAGQEHLTRDGALLPKLIATNRFGSLIFYGPPGCGKTSFAEVIARETRCRFVRINAVLSNAAELREVLAGARRRTDGPTILFIDELHRFNKAQQDLLLPDVEEGHVRLIGATTHNPGFYVNPPLLSRSHLFRLEPLGTGAVVQVLRRALDDTVRGLGSRRCRASDSILEALANLCDGDLRRALNSLEVIVLSLPEGAEVTEEELKSFARERRIRYDADEDEHYDTISVFIKSCRGSDPDAALYWLAKMLAGGEDPRFIARRLVILASEDVGLADPLALPLAVAAHQACDFVGYPECEYALAHATLYIALAQKSNSATLALMAAKQAVAEGPVQAVPLPFRDKGGQASKRAGHGKGYLYSHDFPENISGQHYLEKPLSLYDPKTLGMEAKLAERLQRWRDLRDTLQKKS, from the coding sequence ATGGCATCGGACACTGATCTCTTCGGTTTCGCAGACGAGCCGCGCGAACCGCTCGCGCGCGTTCCGCGACCCGACCAGCCCCTCGCCGCGCGCATGAGGCCTCAAAGCCTGTCTGAGATTGCGGGGCAGGAGCACCTCACGCGGGACGGGGCGCTTCTCCCCAAGCTCATTGCGACGAATCGTTTTGGGAGCCTCATCTTCTATGGGCCGCCCGGGTGCGGAAAGACGAGTTTTGCTGAAGTGATCGCGCGGGAAACCCGGTGTCGTTTCGTCCGGATCAACGCGGTTCTCTCCAATGCGGCCGAGCTCCGCGAGGTCCTAGCCGGCGCCAGGCGCCGCACAGACGGTCCGACCATTCTCTTCATCGACGAGTTGCACCGCTTCAACAAGGCGCAGCAGGATCTCCTCCTGCCTGATGTGGAGGAGGGCCATGTGAGACTCATCGGAGCGACCACGCACAACCCGGGCTTTTACGTCAATCCGCCGCTGCTGAGTCGCAGCCACCTTTTCCGCCTGGAACCTCTGGGGACCGGGGCAGTCGTGCAGGTGCTGCGCCGCGCCCTCGACGACACGGTGCGTGGTCTGGGCAGTCGTCGGTGCCGCGCGAGTGACTCCATTTTGGAGGCCCTGGCAAACCTGTGTGATGGCGACCTGAGGCGTGCCCTCAATTCTCTTGAAGTGATTGTCCTCAGCCTCCCGGAAGGCGCGGAAGTCACGGAGGAGGAGCTCAAGAGCTTTGCCCGTGAGCGACGAATTCGCTACGATGCGGATGAGGACGAGCACTACGACACGATCTCGGTCTTCATCAAGAGTTGCCGCGGGAGCGATCCCGACGCCGCCCTGTACTGGCTCGCCAAGATGCTCGCCGGCGGCGAGGACCCGCGCTTCATCGCGCGCCGGCTGGTGATCCTGGCCTCGGAGGACGTCGGGCTCGCCGATCCCCTCGCGCTGCCGCTCGCCGTCGCGGCGCACCAGGCGTGCGACTTCGTTGGGTATCCGGAATGTGAATACGCACTCGCGCATGCGACGCTCTACATCGCGCTCGCGCAAAAGAGCAATTCGGCGACCCTCGCGCTGATGGCTGCGAAGCAGGCGGTGGCCGAAGGCCCCGTGCAGGCGGTGCCGCTGCCATTTCGCGACAAGGGCGGGCAGGCGAGCAAACGCGCCGGGCACGGCAAAGGTTATCTTTATTCGCATGACTTTCCCGAGAACATCTCCGGCCAGCACTACCTGGAGAAACCCCTCTCGCTGTATGACCCGAAGACGCTGGGAATGGAGGCCAAGCTCGCCGAGCGCCTCCAACGCTGGCGTGACCTGCGCGACACACTTCAAAAGAAATCGTGA